Proteins encoded by one window of Carassius auratus strain Wakin unplaced genomic scaffold, ASM336829v1 scaf_tig00217687, whole genome shotgun sequence:
- the LOC113102094 gene encoding leucine-rich repeat-containing protein 28-like isoform X1 yields the protein MASELHEAIFMAKQERHKNLFLNYRNLNSFPVELLRDEGMQFLERLFMKRNSLTALPDSLAQKLPNLIELYLHSNNIAIIPQAIGNLVKLQSLDLSDNALQVICPEIGQLRSLRHLRLANNQLKFLPQELGDLGELETLDVSMNLLRTLPERLHRCLSLQCLTADRNQLHCLPRQLCLLPDLNELSMAANCLTSLPLDLGRSMELQFVFVDNNAHLKGLPSYLYNKVIGCSGCGLAVQISDVKQLSLTLGDVTVPLPSEVKAIGSDTDHVLPLEELACRVLHAAYNRTSKDVKFLTPFLLPKSLLDVVQWPLGHCHRCSQPMFTVVYPKPFPLRETALAGVHKRTTVSFVAYCCSSHCLRTFNLQG from the exons ATGGCGTCTGAACTCCATGAAGCCATTTTTATGGCCAAGCAAGAGCGACACAAGAATCTTTTCCTGAACTACAGAAACCTCAACAGTTTCCCCGTGGAGCTCCTCAGAGATGAAGGGATGCAGTTCCTGGAGCGTCTCTTCATGAAGAGAAACTCCCTCACTGCACTT CCAGACAGTCTGGCTCAGAAACTTCCCAACCTGATCGAACT ATATCTGCACTCAAACAATATTGCGATAATTCCTCAAG CAATTGGCAACCTTGTGAAGCTGCAGTCACTGGACCTGAGTGACAACGCTCTTCAAGTCATCTGTCCGGAGATTGGTCAGCTGCGCTCATTACGACATCTTCGATTGGCCAACAATCAACTGAAATTTCTCCCGCAAG AGCTGGGAGATCTCGGAGAGCTGGAGACTCTGGACGTGTCCATGAACCTCCTGAGGACTCTTCCGGAGCGTCTGCACCGGTGTCTGTCCCTGCAGTGCCTGACGGCAGACCGCAACCAGCTGCACTGCCTTCCTCGCCAGCTCTGTCTGCTGCCCGACCTCAACGAGCTCTCCATGGCTGCCAACTGCCTGACGTCACTGCCCCTGG ATCTGGGGCGCTCCATGGAGCTGCAGTTTGTCTTTGTGGACAACAACGCTCATCTGAAGGGGCTCCCGTCGTATCTTTATAACAAAGTCATCGGCTGCAGTGG ATGTGGTCTAGCTGTGCAGATCTCTGACGTGAAGCAGCTCAGTCTGACGCTGGGAGATGTGACTGTTCCTCTGCCCTCTGAAGTGAAGGCCATCGGCTCTGACACTGACCATGTGTTGCCTCTGGAAGAGCTGGCGTGCAGAGTACTACATGCAGCCTACAACAGGACCAGTAAGG ATGTGAAGTTCCTGACACCATTCCTGTTGCCCAAGAGTCTGCTAGATGTAGTCCAGTGGCCTCTGGGTCATTGTCACCGCTGCAGTCAGCCCATGTTCACCGTCGTCTACCCTAAACCGTTTCCTCTCAGAGAGACTGCACTCGCAGGAGTGCACAAGAG AACCACTGTGAGTTTTGTAGCGTACTGCTGTTCTAGCCATTGTCTGAGGACGTTTAACCTGCAGGGCTGA
- the LOC113102094 gene encoding leucine-rich repeat-containing protein 28-like isoform X2, producing MNLLRTLPERLHRCLSLQCLTADRNQLHCLPRQLCLLPDLNELSMAANCLTSLPLDLGRSMELQFVFVDNNAHLKGLPSYLYNKVIGCSGCGLAVQISDVKQLSLTLGDVTVPLPSEVKAIGSDTDHVLPLEELACRVLHAAYNRTSKDVKFLTPFLLPKSLLDVVQWPLGHCHRCSQPMFTVVYPKPFPLRETALAGVHKRTTVSFVAYCCSSHCLRTFNLQG from the exons ATGAACCTCCTGAGGACTCTTCCGGAGCGTCTGCACCGGTGTCTGTCCCTGCAGTGCCTGACGGCAGACCGCAACCAGCTGCACTGCCTTCCTCGCCAGCTCTGTCTGCTGCCCGACCTCAACGAGCTCTCCATGGCTGCCAACTGCCTGACGTCACTGCCCCTGG ATCTGGGGCGCTCCATGGAGCTGCAGTTTGTCTTTGTGGACAACAACGCTCATCTGAAGGGGCTCCCGTCGTATCTTTATAACAAAGTCATCGGCTGCAGTGG ATGTGGTCTAGCTGTGCAGATCTCTGACGTGAAGCAGCTCAGTCTGACGCTGGGAGATGTGACTGTTCCTCTGCCCTCTGAAGTGAAGGCCATCGGCTCTGACACTGACCATGTGTTGCCTCTGGAAGAGCTGGCGTGCAGAGTACTACATGCAGCCTACAACAGGACCAGTAAGG ATGTGAAGTTCCTGACACCATTCCTGTTGCCCAAGAGTCTGCTAGATGTAGTCCAGTGGCCTCTGGGTCATTGTCACCGCTGCAGTCAGCCCATGTTCACCGTCGTCTACCCTAAACCGTTTCCTCTCAGAGAGACTGCACTCGCAGGAGTGCACAAGAG AACCACTGTGAGTTTTGTAGCGTACTGCTGTTCTAGCCATTGTCTGAGGACGTTTAACCTGCAGGGCTGA